GTTCCTTGGTCGCTTTGCCTTGACGCTTGGCTTCGCGGGCGAATGCTTCGCGGAAGGCGGCATCGCCGGTGTCGATCAAAAGTGTTTCGCCGGTTTCGGGGTCTTCAAGTTCCACGAGGCCTGCGGGCGGGAGTTCCATTTCGCGCGGGTCCACCACAGAGACGGCGAGCACGTCGTGGCGTTTGCGCAAAATCTTGAAGGCGTTTTCGAAACCTTCGTCCAAGAAGTCGCTCATTACCACGACTACGGCGCGGCGGTTCAGAATCTTACCGGCGTACTCAAGCGCCACCTGCGTGTTGGTACCGTGATGCTGCGGCTTGAAGTAAAGGATTTCACGAATGAGGCGTAATACGTGCTTGCGGCCCTTCTCCGGCGGGATGAACAGTTCAACCTGGTCGGTGTAGATGAGCAAGCCGACTTTATCGTTGTTCTTGATGGCGGCAAAGGCGAGGAGCGCGGTCAGCGTTGCCATGACTTCGCCCTTCATCTGCTTGCCGGAACCGAATTCCGAAGAGCTGGAGGCATCGACCATCAAAAGCATGGTCATTTCGCGCTCTTCGATAAACTTCTTGACGTAGGGGGTGCCGGTTCGTGCGGTCACGTTCCAGTCGATGGTACGTACGTCATCGCCGGGCATGTATTCGCGGACTTCGCTGAACTCCATGCCGTTGCCCTTGAACGAGCTGTGATAAGCACCGGTCATCACGGTGTCGAGTGCGCCGCGAACGGAAAGTTCGATGCGGCTGACAGTCTTTAAAACTTCTTTATCAAGCATTTTTTAGTCTCTTTCGAGAGGGAATATACAAAAAACAATATGCTAGAACAATTGTTTTTTAGGGTTGAATTCTATGGTTTTACAGTTTTTTGAATTAAGAGTATGCGGGAGGGGACCACGCTCAGAGTTGCGAAGGCCGCCCGGTCCCCTCCCTGCACCCTCCCCTTCCCCGGCCGACGCTCCCATTCTCACGCCCGGAGGATTATATTGCCTATGGCTGGGAAAATTTCGCGCAATTGGTTATGGAAAAGCAGGGCTGGGAAATGCAGGGGTAGGGAATGCTGGGATGCTTTTTCAAGGATTTTTTTTTCTTTTTCCCCGGCTGGCGCTTCTATTCTCTTTTTACAGGCGGATGCCGGTGTCGCGCTGGGTCGTGGTTGTGCAGGCGGCGTGGAAGGCTTGCTCGCTTGCGATGATAGTCACGGTTTTCTTGGCGCGGGTGATTCCGGTGTACAGGATTTGGTTTGTCAGGAGGGGGTGGCCTTCGCGTGTGGGGAGGAACATCATCACGTGGTTGTATTCGGACCCCTGCGATTTGTGGATCGTGATGGCGAATGCGGGTTCGATGGCGTCTGCCGGCAAAAGCGAGAGCGGGTAGAACTCGAAGCGTTCGCGCTTTATCATCAGGTACGGCCGTCCATCTTTGAAAATGACGATTCCCGTGTCGCCGTTGTATAGTTTGTACATCGACTGGTTGCGCGTCAAAATGAGAATTTCGCCCGGGAAATACTGGTTCGCGGGGGATGTAGGATTGCCGCTTGCTTTGGCGTATTGCTGCCGGATTCGCTTGCAAGCGGCTTGGTTCAGTTTTTCCACTCCGCGCGGCCCGCGACGTTCCGCCGACAGGATTCGTTTTTGGAGGGACAGTTCCCACAGGCGGTTGCAGGCGGGTTTGTCTTCGAGGTCCATCTCCTTGGAGGCGGCTTCGGCAAGGGCGGGCATTTCGGCAAAGTCCTTGACCCACTCGTTTACGAGAACGGCAGTGGCGTTTTCTTCTTCTTTTTTGGTTCCGGTGGTGGCGTTGATGAACTTGACTGCATCACCGGATTCAAACGGAATGTCAGCTTGGTTCTGGATG
This genomic window from uncultured Fibrobacter sp. contains:
- a CDS encoding DUF58 domain-containing protein, translating into MLDKEVLKTVSRIELSVRGALDTVMTGAYHSSFKGNGMEFSEVREYMPGDDVRTIDWNVTARTGTPYVKKFIEEREMTMLLMVDASSSSEFGSGKQMKGEVMATLTALLAFAAIKNNDKVGLLIYTDQVELFIPPEKGRKHVLRLIREILYFKPQHHGTNTQVALEYAGKILNRRAVVVVMSDFLDEGFENAFKILRKRHDVLAVSVVDPREMELPPAGLVELEDPETGETLLIDTGDAAFREAFAREAKRQGKATKE